CGTTAATATAATCTATAAACCActataaataataaaataaattgtAAGGCATATAGATTTTTGGAAAAGTCAACCTTTTTAATCTTTGACTAACAATTGAGTTAAATTCACAAATATTTGGTGTATGCATGTTATATGCTTGGATTTGTATTCAAAAGAGCATTAGTGTGATGATGGTTTTGTAGTTGTTCATAACATATTTTGAAAGTTATTGATGGTCAATGTTCCTCTTTAAAGACCGTGTCAAAAATCTATGTGCCTTGATTTTTTGGATAGAGGGAGTACATAAAAGCATTGTAAGACAGTAAACAACAAAAACTTTTGTAAATAAAACCTTATTAATAACAAAAACATATCTTGTCACGTGCTACACACGTGCATTTTTACTAGTAATATATAAGACTAACGTTACAGGTCTCTAGATTTAGATTTAAATAGAAACTATATGTAGTTATGAAAgataatttaatttattaaattTAAATCTAAATCGCTAACATTTAGCATTATATATAATAGCTAATCTATGTAACCCATTAGAGTTGTATGTAAATTAGTCACATCCATCACCACTAAAAACTTAACATCAGCTATCATAAAAAAGGATGGACAAATATAAAGTACTGTACATGAAGTTTTGCACTAATAATGTACTATAAAATACAAATTTAAAGGAAACACTTTGTGTATCACCGTGCATCCCAAATAGATATGCATGTATGAAtctatatacacacacataaaAAAAGACACGGATGTACTAAGCTATATATGAGAGAAATATGAATATGCATGATAAAATATAGTAATTTTGGGTTTTATGTTAGATAACTGTCAAAATAAGTAATTCAGATTATTGTCAGAATTACTTATCCACAAACTTCAAATATGTATATCGAAATATGTATATCGGTTAGGATTCTAACATGTGCGGAGCACGGGTTGGTGGACTTGATGATTAGTCATTAGATATTACTAAAATGATGACCATAAACCTCTAATGTTTGTTAATTAGATTTATAGGATTTATTTTGTTTGCTTTTTCTGCATCGTGTCTAGTCAGTAATAGTTAGAGTAATGCAAATTATGAAGACAAATAACCAGATCTCTATGTATGAACTGCACGCAGCGCTGCAAACAGTTTTGGAATGGCTCAAGAAGGACGTGAAGACAACGGCCGAGATACAAGAAGTAGTCGAACAAGGGGAAGGGCGCAGCTCGACGAATGGTGGTGGTGTGGCGGCAGCAGCTGATAATAATCATCTCCTCTCGAAGCTCACCAGGCAAAGGGACAAGCAGCAGAAGGGGAGCACCCCTCTTCACTTGGCTGCATCCTTGGATGGGTGGCCGATGGCAGGGTTCCTTTTCGGAGTGTTTCCACAAGTTTGGGCGGAGTCAAGTTCTGCCACAGCACTGCTGCTAGATGCTAACAAATCCATGGCATATCAGGTGGACGATGAGGGGTCGTACCCCGTACACGTTGCTGCTTGGTGTGGCAGCCTCGATGCAGTGAAGGCGCTGCTGCAAACATGTCCGGACTGCGCCACCCTCCGAGATGGCAGCGAAAGAACTTTCCTCCATGTCGCTGTTTCGACGGAGAGGCACAGTGTGGTTAAGCATGTCTGCAAAACGCCAGAATTGTCACCGATTCTCAATGCGCAGGACAAGAACGGAGATACTGCGCTCCACGCCGCTGTCCGTGCTGGCGACGTTGCTCTCTTCAACTGTTTGTTCCGGAATCGGCTGGTACGCTTGGATTTGGCAAATAAAGATGGGATGACACCTCTTGATCTTTCCTACAACATGATCCCTTCTTCACCATTTCATTATCCATTTGTAAGTGCGCTATCATTTCCCCTCCTTCTCTACACTAGTACTAGCTCAAAACTATCTAAAAGTAAATTTCAATAGTAAACTTGTTCTGAATTCTCACCTAGCTCTATTTTCAAATTGCTTGTTCAATGTCCCACACTTGGTAATATTATGTAATATGACACAAATCTGGATCTTCATATAACTTGTGCTAAACTGTGTAATAGCGTGGTTGGcataatagtttttttttttgtggaaaAGGGACATAATAGTTAATAGGTGAGGGTCCACATATCAATCGCCAAACTTGCTAATTTTATGCTAATATGTAGTACCACACAAGTCCATATCTTCATAACTAGTGCTAAACTATGTCATCACGTAGACATGACAGGTGAGGCCACACATATTAGGTACATCTCTCCCCACCATCTCTCTTATCTTTTTCCCATCCATCCTCCGATCTCACGCACTCTCTATTGTCTTCTGCGGCGCCACCATGCCACCTCCATCCGCTACTGCCCCAATTCCACCATATCACTTAGGCTGTATCCACTCATGCATGGGGTGGGGAGGCTGGATTATGTtcctttatttaaaaaaatccaCCATGTCACCATTGCATGCCCTGCTACTCACACCATGACCTAACACTAGCGCCTTGCACATCATATTGGCCTCGATACTTCCATGCCCGATGCCCCTACGGCCCTACCCCATCCAAGGGCTGTTGCTCCTCGACCGCTCCTCTTCCTTAGACCACCACTAGGTTGAGGTACGAGGTAGACGGAGGGAGGGTATGAGGGGAAGACATGGCTGCACGAGTTATTGATAGGCGGAGTGAGAAATCACCGTGCATGGGCCTAAGTCTATCGTCATTCCCACGAGCAAAGGACGGAGTGCTGCAATCGCTAGGTGATCATGGATGAGGGCAGCATGACAACAAGCTTGGGGCAGTGGGCAGCTACTAGAGGGACAAAGCGAAGAGAGGGGGAGGGCAATGAAATAAATATGGCTAACATATCACTGCTAGGTCGTGGCTTGAACTGTGGTAGTGATGACCCCTCGATATATCACTATCAGTTCGTGGTTGAGAACCGACAATGAATACATCCTATGAACTCAAATAAAGACAAACTTTATATGAAAACTAGTCCATCAACCTGTGCGTCTCACGGGTTAATCTCAAGGCACACCCATATTATTATGTGTAtattaaaatatatatatttaatataaatttaaatatttattttagatATTTATCATAACAATAAATATAGTTATTTTAGATATAACATTAGCAGgttattttatataattttttatcatagCACATGCAATTTAATTAGACTTAGACCATTTTTATAATTGTAGATATGTGTAATTATTTAAGAAATAATCATATCTAATCACTATAAATATTTTAATCTATTTAAATAATGGTCAGATGTTTCCAATTGTTATGGGAGTTATTTTAGGTTATTCATACAACGAATACTATTGCATTGTAGATACCGCTAAATTGATGGTATTAAAGAGTTATTCATAACCCTTTCAATGTTTAGAAAGATACTATACGTGTGCGTTTCACGTGAGGCCATATGGGCTActatttttaattaattaattaattattgaGATATCGCTTTTCAATGGATCTATTAATTTAGATATCACTCTCCGATAGATCCGAATTATTTAGCCTTATCTAATTAATAATAGTATATTTTTAATTAATACGCCGAATGTTGCCTGTACAGAGATTCGAACCATAGTCTTCTACTGCCATTggctttattttttaattaataCGCTAAATGTTGCCGGTGCGGAGATTCGAACGCTCGATCTCTTGCCTCTATATTTACGGTTATTGGATTTATTTTTCTACACTAAATGTTGCCGGCGCGGACCCTCGATCTCTTGCctctatatttttttagaagaaaTAGATCTGATGGCTATTATTATTTGAGACTATAGATGAATGGTCGGATGTTTTTTATTATTGTGGAAATTTCtaggatttctttctttttagagTGCTTTGTAAGTAGTGCATCCTTTATTGTCTCCAATTAGATACAGTAAGATAAGATACTCTCAATTTTTGCCGGTTAGGACCCGGCAGTGATAAGCAGTACTATCTTACTTCCCTTTACTCGCTATCGGTTATAGATCCAGCGGTGTTGTAGAGGGTTCTGGAACCAAAGTCTCTGTGTTTCAGTCTCGCATATTAGGTTCACATCATCACACTGTACACGTTGTGAATATTTGAATCCAAGTGATGCAAATTAGTTTGAGGATTCAATCATCCATTTCAAGAGTATCAGGATCCACGTGAGAACCCGTGATAAGTTTAAGAAGTGTTACTCTATATctgctatatttttttttcatcatcGTCCTTCTCGTTATTATTATCGTTGTTATTATATTCCATACATAATGTTCTTGCAGAATCCAAGAAATACCATAGCGCTGTCATTAGCGTCTGCAGGAGCTCCGCACGGTGGAGGTAGGCCGGAGCTCTTCTATGAAAGACACATGACGAAAGGAGATGCAGACGAGGTGTCGGAGAAATTGACGCATGCAACGCAGGCAACGAGCATTGTCGCAGTACTTATCGCTACCGTGACATTTGCATCAGTTTTCACATTGCCCGGAGGTTATCGACCCGACAGTGGCGATGACAGTAAGCAGcatgctgatgctgctgctgctgctgccggcggcACGCCTGTGCTTGACAGGAGCTATGCTTTCAACGTGTTTATCCTGGCCGACACATTGGCATTCATCGGTTCCACCATGGCCACCTGTGCACTTGTCTACGCCGGGGTGCCGGCTATGGACATCTCCATCCGCCACAGGTACTTCCACATAGCGACAATGTTTCTGCAGTTCGCAGCAAGGAGTTTCGTGGCGGTTTTTGCCCTGgccttgtacctggtgctggcTCCACTCGATCACACCACGGCAGTTGTTGTCTGTGTGCTTGTTTCCGTAGCTTCACTCTATGGCAACATGGAACTTTGGCGGACCGCCTGTTTGGCAAACACAGTCTGCACTCGAATCGGAATGATGCGGCGACCTGCGGTATGGATTATTTATGCACGAGCAGTGCTTTTATGTGTCTTGGTGCACTTCGGCTCCTACGTCTTAATCTTCGGCCTCCCGGCAATTCCACTAGTAGTCAATAAGGTGTGAACCACCGGAATGATCCAGAGCTAGCTATCGAAATGCTCGACGTTGTTGTTATTGTTATTGGGAGGAAACACCCACTCCTCTTCAGTCGTTTTTTTGTTAGCATGTCAAAATAATTAATTGTTCATTCTTCATTATATATATCAAAACTATATATCATGtgctttcgcaaaaaaaaaatcatgtgtgACCAGTAGCGCTATACTAAATTTATCAATACAATCGTGTGTGTCCTATTTTATTCTCTTATTTCTTATTccgtttctcttttttttagactTCATTCTTCCATTATCATATATCCTATCCTATCCTATATATCTATATAGACGAAGGCCACTAAGGTCATATCTCAACATGCAAACTATCCACATCATCATCCACTAAGAAGCCATGTCACTATCCACTAGGACACTCTATTAATGTCACTCGCCGATCTTCTGTGGCTaataacatgc
This genomic interval from Panicum virgatum strain AP13 chromosome 8K, P.virgatum_v5, whole genome shotgun sequence contains the following:
- the LOC120644924 gene encoding protein ACCELERATED CELL DEATH 6-like, whose translation is MAVAGGNHHPPLLDPQLLMAARRGDSKLLKELLLLPRLKAEDDREEEDAQEGTTTSPTTSAAAGMSSMAASRQDVVVIVQVDPRRPHDDHAAAAAPSAALREDGVTMEGDTLLHVVAACGDSPEFLHCADMIVRQDDEDEGRKKMGVLQARNRNGDTPLHCAAAAGNADMIQRLVDLAAATKGEAAKELVEMQNQCGETALHQAIRATTSRWNKLACIDRLMAMDPELACIPREEGASPLYLAVSLGELEIATHLLHTSKGRLSYSGPHGRNVLHAAVSCGKALQTVLEWLKKDVKTTAEIQEVVEQGEGRSSTNGGGVAAAADNNHLLSKLTRQRDKQQKGSTPLHLAASLDGWPMAGFLFGVFPQVWAESSSATALLLDANKSMAYQVDDEGSYPVHVAAWCGSLDAVKALLQTCPDCATLRDGSERTFLHVAVSTERHSVVKHVCKTPELSPILNAQDKNGDTALHAAVRAGDVALFNCLFRNRLVRLDLANKDGMTPLDLSYNMIPSSPFHYPFNPRNTIALSLASAGAPHGGGRPELFYERHMTKGDADEVSEKLTHATQATSIVAVLIATVTFASVFTLPGGYRPDSGDDSKQHADAAAAAAGGTPVLDRSYAFNVFILADTLAFIGSTMATCALVYAGVPAMDISIRHRYFHIATMFLQFAARSFVAVFALALYLVLAPLDHTTAVVVCVLVSVASLYGNMELWRTACLANTVCTRIGMMRRPAVWIIYARAVLLCVLVHFGSYVLIFGLPAIPLVVNKV